In the genome of Entelurus aequoreus isolate RoL-2023_Sb linkage group LG08, RoL_Eaeq_v1.1, whole genome shotgun sequence, one region contains:
- the LOC133656088 gene encoding E3 SUMO-protein ligase ZBED1-like isoform X1, producing MKRRKRSAVWEHFTLKEDDATCKICKAVLKYNNSTSSLNYHLKSLHAAVLGGESGGGARPGQPSVAEAFSKRKAVCDDARAEGITQRICNMVEKDMLPISIVDGKGFRELMNYCEPDYQIPSRETITTRIEARYKRKKAELKARLANTHVAITTDCWTSNTTESYITVTCHYMEDWLMRSAVLATESMPMSHTADNLAERLNEIVHAWGLTGRVIACVHDNASNIVLANSQPRVDWASVPCYTHTLQLAINDGFAGTLHQVIAAAGRLVKHFKHSTKATKALETKQGQMGLERHQLIQSCKTRWNSVCDMFARLVEQRWAVCAVLSDRTFTKLSDARTLEIRDDHWKIMEEMGPVLVALKTATTVMSTETEVSISNTYPISFGLIDVHLKKRVEGDSGKVAEFKSKVAASLSRRMKIASDDFLTSTPMIATMVDPRHKHLSFLSPARRISANAKLLELAQAEDVSSTSTTADGASSASASTTGEEEEGAQPDVPVQEAAPQRHTSAMVQLLGAYYTNQVTNDVERELDSFLKDAVPNLDSDPNHPTDWWGKNEARYPRLAKVAKRYMCIPATSVPSERVFSACGLTVTKLRSRLTPEHVDMLIYLNKNE from the exons atgaagcgacgcaagagaagtgctgtgtgggaacatttcaccctAAAAGAGGACGATGCAACGTGCAAAATATGTAAGGCTGTTTTGAagtacaacaattcaaccagTTCGTTAAATTACCACCTAAAAAGTTTACATGCCGCTGTGCTTGGAGGAGAGAGTGGAGGCGGAGCACGGCCAGGCCAGCCCTCCGTCGCCGAAGCGTTTTCCAAAAGAAAAGCGGTGTGTGATGACGCACGGGCAGAGGGCATCACCCAGAGGATTTGCAACATGGTTGAAAAGGATATGCTGCCTATAAGCATTGTGGATGGCAAGGGGTTTCGTGAGTTGATGAACTATTGTGAGCCAGACTACCAAATCCCTTCTCGAGAAACAATAACAACCCGCATAGAGGCTCGCTACAAAAGAAAGAAAGCCGAGCTGAAAGCACGACTGGCCAACACGCATGTAGCAATAACCACTGACTGTTGGACGTCAAATACAACAGAGAGCTATATCACCGTCACTTGCCACTACATGGAGGACTGGCTGATGAGGTCGGCAGTCCTAGCCACAGAGAGTATGCCGATGAGCCATACGGCTGATAATTTAGCAGAACGGCTGAATGAAATTGTGCATGCATGGGGGCTGACCGGGCGAGTGATAGCCTGTGTTCACGACAACGCGAGTAACATCGTCTTAGCAAACAGCCAACCTCGAGTCGACTGGGCCTCTGTTCCATGCTACACCCATACCCTACAACTGGCCATCAACGATGGTTTCGCTGGGACCCTGCACCAAGTCATCGCAGCTGCAGGAAGATTGGTCAAACACTTTAAGCACAGCACTAAAGCCACCAAAGCGCTGGAAACCAAGCAAGGCCAAATGGGCTTGGAACGCCACCAGCTCATTCAATCCTGCAAAACGAGGTGGAATTCAGTCTGTGACATGTTTGCGAGACTGGTGGAGCAGCGGTGGGCGGTGTGCGCCGTACTATCAGACCGCACGTTCACCAAGCTGTCTGATGCTCGGACACTTGAGATCAGAGACGACCACTGGAAAATCATGGAGGAAATGGGCCCTGTTCTAGTCGCTCTGAAGACAGCAACTACCGTGATGTCTACAGAGACTGAG gtGTCCATATCCAACACGTATCCCATCAGCTTCGGTTTAATCGACGTGCACCTCAAGAAGAGAGTCGAGGGAGACTCAGGCAAAGTGGCAGAATTCAAATCTAAAGTGGCTGCTTCACTGAGCAGACGGATGAAG attGCATCTGATGACTTCCTAACATCAACCCCAATGATAGCAACGATGGTGGACCCTCGGCACAAGCACCTGTCATTTCTCAGCCCAGCCAGGAGGATTTCAGCAAATGCCAAACTGCTTGAACTGGCTCAAGCAGAAGATGTGAGCTCCACATCCACAACAGCAGATGGAGCAAGCTCTGCCTCTGCCAGTACCactggagaggaggaggagggggctcAGCCAGACGTGCCTGTCCAGGAAGCTGCACCACAGAGACACACATCTGCTATGGTTCAACTCCTGGGTGCCTACTACACCAACCAGGTCACTAATGATGTGGAGAGAGAGCTGGACAGTTTTCTGAAGGATGCTGTGCCAAACCTTGATTCTGATCCCAATCATCCCACAGATTGGTGGGGAAAAAATGAAGCAAGGTATCCGAGgttggcaaaagtggcaaaacgATACATGTGTATCCCTGCTACATCAGTGCCTTCTGAACGCGTGTTCTCAGCATGTGGCCTTACTGTAACCAAGCTGCGCTCACGGCTCACAcctgagcatgtagacatgctcatatacttgaataaaaatgaataa
- the LOC133656088 gene encoding E3 SUMO-protein ligase ZBED1-like isoform X2 gives MKRRKRSAVWEHFTLKEDDATCKICKAVLKYNNSTSSLNYHLKSLHAAVLGGESGGGARPGQPSVAEAFSKRKAVCDDARAEGITQRICNMVEKDMLPISIVDGKGFRELMNYCEPDYQIPSRETITTRIEARYKRKKAELKARLANTHVAITTDCWTSNTTESYITVTCHYMEDWLMRSAVLATESMPMSHTADNLAERLNEIVHAWGLTGRVIACVHDNASNIVLANSQPRVDWASVPCYTHTLQLAINDGFAGTLHQVIAAAGRLVKHFKHSTKATKALETKQGQMGLERHQLIQSCKTRWNSVCDMFARLVEQRWAVCAVLSDRTFTKLSDARTLEIRDDHWKIMEEMGPVLVALKTATTVMSTETEVSISNTYPISFGLIDVHLKKRVEGDSGKVAEFKSKVAASLSRRMKIASDDFLTSTPMIATMVDPRHKHLSFLSPARRISANAKLLELAQAEDVSSTSTTADGASSASASTTGEEEEGAQPDVPVQEAAPQRHTSAMVQLLGAYYTNQIGGEKMKQGIRGWQKWQNDTCVSLLHQCLLNACSQHVALL, from the exons atgaagcgacgcaagagaagtgctgtgtgggaacatttcaccctAAAAGAGGACGATGCAACGTGCAAAATATGTAAGGCTGTTTTGAagtacaacaattcaaccagTTCGTTAAATTACCACCTAAAAAGTTTACATGCCGCTGTGCTTGGAGGAGAGAGTGGAGGCGGAGCACGGCCAGGCCAGCCCTCCGTCGCCGAAGCGTTTTCCAAAAGAAAAGCGGTGTGTGATGACGCACGGGCAGAGGGCATCACCCAGAGGATTTGCAACATGGTTGAAAAGGATATGCTGCCTATAAGCATTGTGGATGGCAAGGGGTTTCGTGAGTTGATGAACTATTGTGAGCCAGACTACCAAATCCCTTCTCGAGAAACAATAACAACCCGCATAGAGGCTCGCTACAAAAGAAAGAAAGCCGAGCTGAAAGCACGACTGGCCAACACGCATGTAGCAATAACCACTGACTGTTGGACGTCAAATACAACAGAGAGCTATATCACCGTCACTTGCCACTACATGGAGGACTGGCTGATGAGGTCGGCAGTCCTAGCCACAGAGAGTATGCCGATGAGCCATACGGCTGATAATTTAGCAGAACGGCTGAATGAAATTGTGCATGCATGGGGGCTGACCGGGCGAGTGATAGCCTGTGTTCACGACAACGCGAGTAACATCGTCTTAGCAAACAGCCAACCTCGAGTCGACTGGGCCTCTGTTCCATGCTACACCCATACCCTACAACTGGCCATCAACGATGGTTTCGCTGGGACCCTGCACCAAGTCATCGCAGCTGCAGGAAGATTGGTCAAACACTTTAAGCACAGCACTAAAGCCACCAAAGCGCTGGAAACCAAGCAAGGCCAAATGGGCTTGGAACGCCACCAGCTCATTCAATCCTGCAAAACGAGGTGGAATTCAGTCTGTGACATGTTTGCGAGACTGGTGGAGCAGCGGTGGGCGGTGTGCGCCGTACTATCAGACCGCACGTTCACCAAGCTGTCTGATGCTCGGACACTTGAGATCAGAGACGACCACTGGAAAATCATGGAGGAAATGGGCCCTGTTCTAGTCGCTCTGAAGACAGCAACTACCGTGATGTCTACAGAGACTGAG gtGTCCATATCCAACACGTATCCCATCAGCTTCGGTTTAATCGACGTGCACCTCAAGAAGAGAGTCGAGGGAGACTCAGGCAAAGTGGCAGAATTCAAATCTAAAGTGGCTGCTTCACTGAGCAGACGGATGAAG attGCATCTGATGACTTCCTAACATCAACCCCAATGATAGCAACGATGGTGGACCCTCGGCACAAGCACCTGTCATTTCTCAGCCCAGCCAGGAGGATTTCAGCAAATGCCAAACTGCTTGAACTGGCTCAAGCAGAAGATGTGAGCTCCACATCCACAACAGCAGATGGAGCAAGCTCTGCCTCTGCCAGTACCactggagaggaggaggagggggctcAGCCAGACGTGCCTGTCCAGGAAGCTGCACCACAGAGACACACATCTGCTATGGTTCAACTCCTGGGTGCCTACTACACCAACCAG ATTGGTGGGGAAAAAATGAAGCAAGGTATCCGAGgttggcaaaagtggcaaaacgATACATGTGTATCCCTGCTACATCAGTGCCTTCTGAACGCGTGTTCTCAGCATGTGGCCTTACTGTAA
- the LOC133656088 gene encoding E3 SUMO-protein ligase ZBED1-like isoform X3: protein MVEKDMLPISIVDGKGFRELMNYCEPDYQIPSRETITTRIEARYKRKKAELKARLANTHVAITTDCWTSNTTESYITVTCHYMEDWLMRSAVLATESMPMSHTADNLAERLNEIVHAWGLTGRVIACVHDNASNIVLANSQPRVDWASVPCYTHTLQLAINDGFAGTLHQVIAAAGRLVKHFKHSTKATKALETKQGQMGLERHQLIQSCKTRWNSVCDMFARLVEQRWAVCAVLSDRTFTKLSDARTLEIRDDHWKIMEEMGPVLVALKTATTVMSTETEVSISNTYPISFGLIDVHLKKRVEGDSGKVAEFKSKVAASLSRRMKIASDDFLTSTPMIATMVDPRHKHLSFLSPARRISANAKLLELAQAEDVSSTSTTADGASSASASTTGEEEEGAQPDVPVQEAAPQRHTSAMVQLLGAYYTNQVTNDVERELDSFLKDAVPNLDSDPNHPTDWWGKNEARYPRLAKVAKRYMCIPATSVPSERVFSACGLTVTKLRSRLTPEHVDMLIYLNKNE from the exons ATGGTTGAAAAGGATATGCTGCCTATAAGCATTGTGGATGGCAAGGGGTTTCGTGAGTTGATGAACTATTGTGAGCCAGACTACCAAATCCCTTCTCGAGAAACAATAACAACCCGCATAGAGGCTCGCTACAAAAGAAAGAAAGCCGAGCTGAAAGCACGACTGGCCAACACGCATGTAGCAATAACCACTGACTGTTGGACGTCAAATACAACAGAGAGCTATATCACCGTCACTTGCCACTACATGGAGGACTGGCTGATGAGGTCGGCAGTCCTAGCCACAGAGAGTATGCCGATGAGCCATACGGCTGATAATTTAGCAGAACGGCTGAATGAAATTGTGCATGCATGGGGGCTGACCGGGCGAGTGATAGCCTGTGTTCACGACAACGCGAGTAACATCGTCTTAGCAAACAGCCAACCTCGAGTCGACTGGGCCTCTGTTCCATGCTACACCCATACCCTACAACTGGCCATCAACGATGGTTTCGCTGGGACCCTGCACCAAGTCATCGCAGCTGCAGGAAGATTGGTCAAACACTTTAAGCACAGCACTAAAGCCACCAAAGCGCTGGAAACCAAGCAAGGCCAAATGGGCTTGGAACGCCACCAGCTCATTCAATCCTGCAAAACGAGGTGGAATTCAGTCTGTGACATGTTTGCGAGACTGGTGGAGCAGCGGTGGGCGGTGTGCGCCGTACTATCAGACCGCACGTTCACCAAGCTGTCTGATGCTCGGACACTTGAGATCAGAGACGACCACTGGAAAATCATGGAGGAAATGGGCCCTGTTCTAGTCGCTCTGAAGACAGCAACTACCGTGATGTCTACAGAGACTGAG gtGTCCATATCCAACACGTATCCCATCAGCTTCGGTTTAATCGACGTGCACCTCAAGAAGAGAGTCGAGGGAGACTCAGGCAAAGTGGCAGAATTCAAATCTAAAGTGGCTGCTTCACTGAGCAGACGGATGAAG attGCATCTGATGACTTCCTAACATCAACCCCAATGATAGCAACGATGGTGGACCCTCGGCACAAGCACCTGTCATTTCTCAGCCCAGCCAGGAGGATTTCAGCAAATGCCAAACTGCTTGAACTGGCTCAAGCAGAAGATGTGAGCTCCACATCCACAACAGCAGATGGAGCAAGCTCTGCCTCTGCCAGTACCactggagaggaggaggagggggctcAGCCAGACGTGCCTGTCCAGGAAGCTGCACCACAGAGACACACATCTGCTATGGTTCAACTCCTGGGTGCCTACTACACCAACCAGGTCACTAATGATGTGGAGAGAGAGCTGGACAGTTTTCTGAAGGATGCTGTGCCAAACCTTGATTCTGATCCCAATCATCCCACAGATTGGTGGGGAAAAAATGAAGCAAGGTATCCGAGgttggcaaaagtggcaaaacgATACATGTGTATCCCTGCTACATCAGTGCCTTCTGAACGCGTGTTCTCAGCATGTGGCCTTACTGTAACCAAGCTGCGCTCACGGCTCACAcctgagcatgtagacatgctcatatacttgaataaaaatgaataa